A stretch of the Campylobacter sp. 19-13652 genome encodes the following:
- the uppS gene encoding polyprenyl diphosphate synthase has translation MNELRHLGIIMDGNGRWAKSRALSRSKGHEAGANKVQMLCEYCLNNAVPKLSLFAFSTENWQRPKAEVNFLLGLLGDFLKSQKQNFINERIKFKAIGDLEVFSNDIKDQIFSLQEATKEFDRLNFNLAINYGGKDEIIRAFKKIMQNFTQNNTQITELLSAITEKSIQENLDESSDIDLLIRTGGEHRVSNFMLWQASYAELMFTPTLFPDFSQSELEQIVMTYKKKHRRFGGL, from the coding sequence GTGAATGAATTAAGACATCTTGGCATCATAATGGACGGTAATGGCAGGTGGGCAAAATCACGCGCCCTATCCCGCTCAAAAGGACACGAAGCTGGCGCAAACAAGGTACAAATGCTATGCGAATACTGCCTAAATAACGCCGTACCTAAGCTTAGTCTTTTTGCCTTTAGTACCGAAAATTGGCAACGCCCAAAGGCTGAAGTAAATTTTTTACTTGGATTGCTTGGAGATTTTTTAAAATCACAAAAACAAAACTTTATAAACGAGAGAATTAAATTTAAAGCCATTGGAGATTTAGAAGTATTTAGCAATGACATAAAAGATCAAATTTTTAGCCTGCAAGAAGCCACAAAAGAATTTGATAGATTAAACTTTAACCTAGCCATAAACTACGGCGGAAAAGACGAGATAATCAGGGCTTTTAAGAAAATCATGCAAAATTTTACACAAAATAATACACAAATTACCGAGCTTTTATCCGCCATAACAGAAAAAAGCATACAAGAAAACCTAGACGAAAGTAGCGACATAGACCTGCTAATACGCACAGGAGGCGAGCATAGGGTGTCAAATTTCATGCTTTGGCAGGCGAGTTACGCTGAGCTTATGTTTACCCCTACCCTATTTCCTGATTTTAGCCAAAGCGAGCTAGAGCAGATAGTGATGACATACAAAAAAAAACATAGGCGCTTTGGTGGACTTTGA
- a CDS encoding efflux RND transporter periplasmic adaptor subunit, whose product MRIFIAWTALFSVLLSQEIFATFDVIAAKSASLATEASGVVKFIAVKAGDRVSQGDLLARLDTSSEEIALELAKSALSFAKSSFEKAKNARSVNSKQSFDEASFNLKQAELNVARLEDAISKKSLKAPFDGIIVDKMVEVGEGVGAISKPLFTLQEYPQVKLLIGVSAKYASDVTLGDEFKFNHKGKTKTAKITAIRPNINPKNQKIYLEALTKELVVGEFGEGVLVIK is encoded by the coding sequence ATGAGGATTTTTATAGCGTGGACGGCGCTTTTTAGCGTGCTTTTATCGCAGGAGATATTTGCCACTTTTGACGTCATTGCCGCTAAGAGTGCAAGCCTTGCTACGGAGGCTTCAGGTGTGGTTAAATTTATTGCTGTAAAGGCTGGAGATAGAGTAAGCCAGGGTGATTTGCTTGCTAGACTTGATACTAGTAGCGAGGAGATAGCGCTTGAATTAGCCAAAAGTGCGCTTAGCTTTGCAAAATCTAGCTTTGAAAAGGCTAAAAACGCAAGAAGCGTAAACTCAAAACAGAGCTTTGATGAGGCTAGCTTTAATCTAAAACAGGCCGAGCTTAACGTAGCCAGGCTTGAAGACGCAATATCCAAAAAAAGCCTAAAAGCACCATTTGACGGCATAATCGTAGATAAAATGGTAGAAGTAGGCGAGGGCGTAGGCGCTATATCAAAGCCACTTTTTACCCTACAGGAATATCCGCAGGTAAAGCTTTTAATAGGCGTTAGCGCAAAATACGCAAGCGATGTAACTTTAGGAGATGAGTTTAAATTTAATCATAAAGGCAAAACAAAAACCGCCAAAATCACAGCCATAAGACCAAATATAAACCCAAAAAATCAAAAAATCTACCTAGAGGCACTAACCAAAGAGCTTGTTGTAGGAGAGTTTGGCGAGGGAGTTTTGGTTATAAAATAA
- a CDS encoding motility protein A, producing MDLGTVVGWVLICVLLFGSMAIGVGIGPYIDIPSVMIVFGGTTGCLMVGFKMEQLKKMFTFYGVAIKPTMVDIPGTITKMVNYSTKARRDGILALESDVNNEDNEFLKKGLSMAVDGNEPDAIRSLLEIDMEQTSSRHGGNIKIFEQVGGFSGAMGMIGTLIGLVAMLLNMADPSAIGPAMAVALLTTLYGAMIGNILGGPVANILSIRNDDEMMEKQVILEGIMAIQSGDNPRTLESKLMAYLPPKERKSQFE from the coding sequence ATGGATTTGGGAACTGTCGTAGGCTGGGTTCTTATATGTGTTTTACTTTTTGGATCAATGGCGATAGGCGTAGGTATCGGTCCTTACATTGATATTCCGTCTGTGATGATTGTTTTTGGTGGTACTACTGGCTGTTTGATGGTCGGCTTTAAAATGGAGCAGCTTAAAAAGATGTTTACATTTTATGGAGTTGCCATTAAGCCAACTATGGTCGATATACCAGGTACTATCACAAAAATGGTAAACTACTCTACAAAAGCACGCCGAGATGGCATACTTGCACTTGAAAGTGATGTAAATAATGAGGATAATGAATTTTTAAAAAAAGGGCTATCAATGGCAGTTGACGGCAACGAGCCAGATGCTATACGCTCTCTTTTAGAGATTGATATGGAGCAAACTAGCTCTAGACATGGTGGAAATATAAAAATCTTTGAGCAAGTAGGCGGCTTTAGTGGAGCTATGGGTATGATAGGTACACTAATCGGTCTTGTTGCGATGCTACTTAATATGGCTGATCCATCAGCCATTGGTCCAGCGATGGCGGTGGCACTTCTTACAACGCTTTATGGTGCGATGATAGGCAATATTTTAGGTGGCCCTGTGGCAAACATTTTAAGTATACGAAACGATGATGAAATGATGGAAAAGCAGGTGATTTTAGAGGGTATTATGGCCATTCAATCAGGTGATAATCCTCGTACTCTTGAGAGCAAGCTAATGGCATATCTGCCGCCAAAAGAAAGAAAAAGTCAGTTTGAATAA
- the fliP gene encoding flagellar type III secretion system pore protein FliP (The bacterial flagellar biogenesis protein FliP forms a type III secretion system (T3SS)-type pore required for flagellar assembly.) encodes MKHKTFWLFTAIFILSSTAYGADSVQIPTINLSLSAPDTPQSLVNSLNVLLVLTLLTLAPSLIFMMTSFLRLVIVFSFLRQAMGTQQMPPSTVLISLAMVLTFFIMEPVAKQSYDAGIKPYLSEQIGYEQAFELGVKPFKDFMLRNTREKDIALFLRIRGEKNPATIDDVSLSVLMSAFMISELKTAFEIAFLLYLPFLVIDMVVSSVLMAMGMMMLPPVMISMPFKLLIFVLVDGWNLLVTNLVQSFN; translated from the coding sequence ATAAAGCATAAGACTTTTTGGCTTTTTACGGCTATTTTTATACTCTCTAGCACGGCGTATGGGGCTGATAGCGTACAAATCCCTACTATAAATTTATCTCTTTCGGCTCCAGATACACCACAAAGCTTAGTAAATTCATTAAACGTCCTGCTCGTTCTTACCCTGCTTACGCTGGCTCCGTCTTTAATATTTATGATGACTAGCTTTTTGCGGCTTGTAATTGTTTTTTCATTCTTGCGTCAGGCTATGGGTACTCAGCAAATGCCGCCCTCAACGGTGCTTATCTCGCTTGCTATGGTGCTTACGTTTTTTATCATGGAGCCAGTCGCAAAGCAGAGCTATGATGCTGGGATTAAGCCATATTTAAGCGAGCAAATCGGCTACGAGCAAGCGTTTGAGCTAGGGGTAAAGCCATTTAAGGATTTTATGCTAAGAAATACAAGAGAAAAAGACATAGCGCTATTTTTACGCATAAGAGGCGAGAAAAATCCAGCTACCATAGACGACGTTTCGCTTAGCGTACTAATGAGTGCTTTTATGATTAGCGAGCTAAAGACTGCGTTTGAGATAGCGTTTTTACTCTATCTTCCGTTTTTGGTTATTGATATGGTTGTAAGTTCTGTGCTTATGGCTATGGGTATGATGATGTTACCTCCTGTTATGATTTCTATGCCTTTTAAACTGCTTATTTTTGTACTAGTTGATGGATGGAATTTATTGGTTACAAATTTGGTGCAGAGTTTTAATTGA
- a CDS encoding A24 family peptidase, whose product MALVLAICALFGAAFGSFGYALGSRFLKFKRLNRAILLSQSRCDNCRKNLNLAELVPIFSYLILRTKCRKCKAKIAFNCFLFEILGAIFATFCFLNLIKSHAPNVAIFMLIMLLAISALLLALSLIDAKLLAVPSGLLYVCVGLLAIFGAIWRGVCESIISGLVVVALFFIISFVLSVIKKRAVSGSADSWLIFGIAAALGEFGAIVAVYIAALLGLVFIIAFKSTKIAFIPFLSIGFCLSLLFGEVIKSAFF is encoded by the coding sequence ATGGCTTTGGTTTTAGCCATTTGTGCGCTGTTTGGTGCTGCTTTTGGGAGTTTTGGCTATGCGCTTGGCAGTAGATTTTTAAAATTTAAAAGGCTTAATAGGGCTATTTTGCTCTCGCAAAGTCGCTGTGATAACTGCCGTAAAAATCTTAACCTAGCAGAGCTTGTGCCTATATTTTCATACCTCATTTTACGTACAAAATGCAGAAAATGCAAAGCAAAAATAGCCTTTAATTGCTTTTTGTTTGAGATTTTAGGGGCGATTTTTGCCACATTTTGCTTTTTAAACCTTATTAAAAGTCACGCACCAAACGTAGCTATTTTTATGTTAATTATGCTCTTAGCAATTAGTGCGCTTTTGTTAGCCTTATCTTTAATAGATGCTAAGCTTTTGGCTGTCCCTAGTGGATTGCTTTACGTTTGCGTGGGGCTTTTAGCTATTTTTGGAGCGATTTGGCGAGGTGTTTGCGAAAGCATTATCTCAGGCTTAGTGGTCGTGGCTTTATTTTTTATTATTAGCTTTGTACTTAGCGTGATTAAAAAGCGCGCCGTATCAGGCAGTGCTGATTCGTGGCTTATATTTGGCATAGCTGCAGCACTTGGAGAATTTGGCGCTATTGTCGCTGTTTACATAGCGGCACTTTTGGGGCTAGTTTTTATAATTGCGTTTAAAAGCACAAAAATAGCCTTTATCCCCTTTTTATCGATTGGATTTTGCCTTAGTCTACTTTTTGGCGAAGTTATAAAATCAGCATTTTTTTAA
- the glmU gene encoding bifunctional UDP-N-acetylglucosamine diphosphorylase/glucosamine-1-phosphate N-acetyltransferase GlmU: MQNLSIVILAAGLGTRMKSTTPKVLQTLCGEPMIVHILKQAYKLSDDVTVILYHHADEVRQEILKAYPNTKFHIQDLQNFPGTAGALFGINLNKEKVLITCGDMPLISAEHLQNLADDSAEVTMAAFYADDPSGYGRVICDSENNVKAIVEQKDATDDEKRINLVNGGCYAFKSSVLEQILPKITNQNSQKEYYLTDAIAIARGLGYGVRAVLLKERELLGVNDKYQLSIAEGLMQEQIKINLMKNGVRMRLPHTIYIDSRAKFEGECEIEENSSIIGECVIKNSVIKSSSVVESSLIDESQIGPMARIRPKSMIKSSRIGNFVETKAAVLNGVKAGHLSYLGDCEIDSGTNVGCGSITCNYDGKSKHKTKIGKNVFIGSNTNLIAPVTVGDDVLVAAGSTISSDVKSGELAIARAKERRIEGGFYKFFKSDNDAKR, from the coding sequence ATGCAAAATTTATCTATCGTTATATTAGCTGCTGGACTTGGCACCAGAATGAAATCAACCACCCCAAAAGTACTGCAAACTCTCTGCGGCGAGCCTATGATAGTGCATATTTTAAAGCAGGCTTATAAGCTAAGCGATGATGTAACTGTGATACTTTATCATCATGCAGATGAAGTAAGGCAAGAGATTTTAAAAGCCTATCCAAATACGAAGTTTCATATTCAGGACTTGCAAAACTTCCCAGGTACGGCTGGAGCGCTTTTTGGGATAAATTTGAATAAAGAAAAGGTGTTAATTACCTGCGGAGACATGCCGCTAATTAGCGCAGAGCATTTGCAAAATCTAGCAGATGATAGTGCTGAAGTTACTATGGCTGCATTTTACGCAGATGACCCTAGCGGATATGGCAGAGTGATATGCGATAGCGAAAATAATGTAAAAGCAATAGTCGAGCAAAAAGATGCGACAGACGATGAAAAAAGGATAAATTTGGTAAACGGAGGCTGTTATGCTTTTAAAAGTAGCGTTTTAGAGCAAATTTTACCAAAAATCACAAATCAAAATAGCCAAAAAGAGTACTATCTAACAGACGCCATAGCTATCGCTAGAGGGCTTGGTTATGGCGTTCGAGCCGTGCTTTTAAAAGAGCGGGAGCTGCTAGGCGTAAATGATAAATATCAGCTTAGCATAGCAGAGGGGCTAATGCAAGAACAAATAAAGATAAATTTGATGAAAAATGGCGTCAGAATGCGCCTACCGCATACCATATATATAGACTCAAGAGCTAAATTTGAAGGCGAGTGCGAAATAGAGGAAAATAGCAGCATAATAGGCGAATGCGTGATTAAAAATAGCGTCATTAAAAGCTCAAGCGTCGTTGAAAGCTCACTCATAGACGAAAGCCAAATAGGACCTATGGCGAGGATTCGCCCAAAAAGCATGATAAAATCTAGCCGCATAGGAAACTTTGTCGAGACCAAAGCTGCCGTGCTAAACGGCGTAAAAGCTGGGCATTTAAGCTACCTAGGAGATTGCGAAATAGACTCTGGCACAAACGTAGGCTGTGGTAGCATAACCTGTAATTACGATGGCAAAAGCAAGCACAAAACCAAAATAGGCAAAAATGTCTTTATCGGTTCAAACACAAATCTAATCGCCCCAGTTACAGTAGGCGATGATGTCCTAGTCGCCGCAGGAAGCACAATAAGCTCTGATGTAAAAAGCGGCGAATTAGCCATAGCTAGGGCAAAAGAACGGCGGATAGAGGGCGGATTTTATAAATTTTTTAAAAGTGATAACGATGCTAAAAGGTAA
- a CDS encoding TolC family protein, whose protein sequence is MRKILAIFSFCGLCFSQELSLFQIIELAQSSNIAKISTLNAEKSELSLLSAKSAYMPNLSLHGGHNHTNAGLIIPKRATQIEARIDFLIYDGGAKEASLNALESLKNSATFSDKQTKNELALNAVKLYFALKSTNEIINAKSAEIDYLSSLSAKLKKLYDVGLAASDELANVSAKHALSIAQMLNLNRKKDEILKELWILTQREFDVSFTQTVAEPNYQSSSPNPKLEALRLKNEAAKSEIDRAKAEFLPSIFLQGGLIWYKRKYESELLNRAFSLPAATMAQYRGAINDDEIFKKRGHYNEIMLGFSWDIFSFGKTNKQVQIARILSEQARLDLEQEKLKNSINLKNLKNDIDSLKSQINAQKEALEVAILANNSSTKRYEAGLISYSDVLLSLARIYEAKSDYALALSELEIKKAEYFYELGESIKDVIR, encoded by the coding sequence ATGCGAAAAATTTTAGCTATTTTTTCATTTTGTGGACTTTGCTTTTCACAGGAGCTATCACTTTTTCAAATTATAGAGCTAGCTCAAAGCTCAAATATAGCTAAAATAAGCACTCTAAATGCCGAAAAATCAGAGCTAAGCCTTTTAAGCGCAAAGAGTGCTTACATGCCAAATTTAAGCCTGCATGGCGGGCATAATCATACAAATGCTGGTCTTATAATCCCAAAAAGAGCTACTCAAATAGAGGCTAGGATAGACTTTTTAATCTACGACGGAGGTGCTAAAGAGGCGAGCTTAAACGCCTTAGAAAGCCTTAAAAATAGCGCAACATTTAGCGATAAGCAGACCAAAAATGAGCTTGCCTTAAACGCTGTAAAGCTATATTTTGCGCTAAAAAGTACAAATGAAATCATAAATGCAAAATCAGCCGAGATAGATTATCTAAGCTCTCTTAGCGCAAAGCTTAAAAAGCTTTATGATGTGGGGCTTGCGGCCAGTGATGAGCTTGCTAATGTGAGTGCAAAGCATGCTCTTAGCATTGCTCAAATGCTAAATTTAAATCGCAAAAAAGATGAAATTTTAAAAGAGCTTTGGATTTTGACGCAGCGCGAATTTGATGTAAGCTTTACCCAAACTGTCGCTGAACCAAACTATCAAAGCTCCTCGCCAAATCCAAAGCTTGAAGCTTTAAGGCTTAAAAATGAGGCAGCAAAAAGTGAGATAGATAGGGCTAAGGCTGAGTTTTTGCCTAGTATTTTTTTACAAGGCGGCTTAATCTGGTACAAAAGAAAATATGAAAGCGAGCTTCTTAACAGGGCTTTTAGCCTGCCAGCTGCTACCATGGCGCAGTATAGGGGTGCTATAAATGATGATGAGATATTTAAAAAACGAGGACATTATAATGAGATAATGCTGGGTTTTAGCTGGGATATTTTTAGCTTTGGTAAAACTAACAAGCAAGTCCAAATCGCACGTATTTTAAGCGAGCAAGCAAGGCTGGATTTAGAGCAAGAAAAGCTAAAAAATAGTATAAATTTAAAAAACCTTAAAAACGATATAGACTCATTAAAATCGCAAATAAACGCGCAAAAAGAGGCATTAGAGGTTGCTATTTTGGCAAATAACTCAAGCACCAAACGCTATGAGGCTGGGCTTATAAGTTACTCTGATGTACTTTTAAGCTTGGCTAGGATTTATGAGGCTAAAAGCGATTATGCGCTAGCCTTAAGCGAGCTTGAGATTAAAAAGGCAGAGTATTTTTACGAGCTTGGAGAGAGTATTAAGGATGTAATAAGATGA
- the coaBC gene encoding bifunctional phosphopantothenoylcysteine decarboxylase/phosphopantothenate--cysteine ligase CoaBC, with product MLKGKNILLGVCGSVAFYKAYELLSELKKEGANVKIALSNGVLKFTQPLSFEAVSDFAVLYEGGEDWQAGINHIAYSKVDLVILAPASANTINSLAHGVANTLLLQTLLASTAPLLIAPAANDKMLSHFATKTSFEILKQNGATIVPPVRKMLACKDVGEGALAPTWAIIYHAKRLLSENKFKGKKIIITGGATTEAIDDVRAITNHSSGKMARALADAFYYAGAEVSLLASFEANDVPYKVDKFKSSAELLSLVKEQANDAAALVMCAAVSDYIVQNPVKGKIKKDKNNLSLNLTPNDDILEQVCDFACKKIGFKLEVDTKTAEENAKNMLVKKGLDAVCLNVLGSENGFGSEENEIKFITKSSVLNLGKNSKKELAKSIAELTSELLC from the coding sequence ATGCTAAAAGGTAAAAATATCCTGCTTGGAGTGTGCGGAAGTGTGGCATTTTACAAGGCTTATGAGCTGCTTTCAGAGCTTAAAAAAGAGGGTGCAAATGTAAAAATAGCGCTAAGTAATGGTGTTTTAAAATTTACTCAGCCGCTTAGCTTTGAGGCGGTGAGCGATTTTGCCGTGCTTTATGAGGGTGGAGAGGATTGGCAGGCTGGGATAAACCACATAGCATACTCAAAAGTCGACCTAGTCATACTAGCCCCAGCTAGCGCAAACACCATAAACTCCCTAGCTCACGGCGTGGCAAATACCTTGCTGCTACAAACCCTCCTAGCAAGTACCGCACCACTTCTTATAGCCCCAGCTGCAAATGATAAAATGCTAAGCCATTTTGCCACAAAAACCTCATTTGAAATTCTAAAACAAAATGGCGCGACTATCGTGCCCCCAGTGCGTAAAATGCTGGCTTGTAAGGATGTGGGCGAGGGCGCACTAGCCCCTACTTGGGCGATAATTTATCATGCAAAAAGGCTGCTTAGTGAGAATAAATTTAAAGGCAAAAAGATAATAATCACAGGTGGGGCGACAACTGAAGCAATCGATGATGTAAGGGCGATAACTAACCACTCAAGCGGAAAAATGGCGCGCGCTTTAGCTGATGCGTTTTACTATGCAGGAGCGGAGGTAAGCCTGCTTGCTAGCTTCGAGGCTAATGATGTGCCTTATAAGGTAGATAAATTTAAAAGCTCAGCCGAGCTTTTAAGCCTTGTAAAAGAGCAGGCAAATGATGCGGCGGCTTTAGTGATGTGTGCTGCAGTTAGCGATTATATCGTGCAAAATCCAGTTAAAGGAAAGATTAAAAAAGATAAAAATAATCTAAGCCTAAATCTAACACCAAATGACGATATATTAGAGCAGGTATGCGATTTTGCATGCAAAAAGATAGGCTTTAAACTAGAAGTTGACACTAAAACAGCCGAGGAAAACGCTAAAAATATGCTAGTAAAAAAGGGGCTTGATGCGGTTTGTTTAAATGTATTAGGCAGCGAAAACGGCTTTGGAAGTGAGGAAAATGAGATTAAGTTTATCACTAAATCAAGCGTGTTAAATTTAGGTAAAAATAGCAAAAAAGAGCTAGCTAAAAGCATAGCAGAACTTACAAGCGAGCTTTTATGCTAG
- a CDS encoding flagellar motor protein MotB — translation MAKLIDPKECPKCMPEWLAAFGDLMSLLLCFFVLLLSMSTMDAKKFETAVGSLAGALSILEGGARPEVQNEKETESQSKVKIEKVGQQSRIQITKAVQAINELLSASGSPEVSVEESEDGFVIRLPAQLLFEKGQAQINGDDAKLFLKRISLVIKQMPLGIVADVIGHTDSDDPDISSPFRDNWQLSTARAIAVIEQLIKDGVDPKMLIASGRASFDPYVSNATPLGMAKNNRVEIRFLSFDMDKRDTVQKSVLDSVQQ, via the coding sequence ATGGCTAAATTAATCGATCCAAAAGAGTGTCCTAAGTGTATGCCAGAGTGGCTAGCGGCATTTGGGGATTTGATGTCGCTTTTGCTTTGCTTTTTCGTACTTTTGCTATCCATGAGCACAATGGATGCTAAAAAATTTGAAACCGCAGTCGGCTCGCTAGCCGGAGCGCTTAGCATACTTGAAGGTGGCGCACGCCCAGAGGTGCAAAACGAAAAAGAGACTGAAAGCCAAAGCAAGGTCAAAATAGAAAAAGTAGGGCAGCAATCACGCATTCAAATTACAAAAGCCGTCCAAGCCATAAACGAGCTTTTAAGCGCCTCTGGCTCTCCTGAAGTGAGTGTGGAGGAGAGCGAGGACGGCTTTGTCATACGTTTACCAGCTCAGCTACTTTTTGAAAAAGGACAAGCACAAATAAATGGCGATGATGCAAAACTTTTTTTAAAGCGCATTTCCCTTGTTATAAAGCAAATGCCTCTTGGTATAGTCGCTGATGTAATAGGACATACTGATAGCGACGACCCAGATATTAGCTCTCCGTTTCGTGATAACTGGCAGCTAAGCACGGCTAGGGCGATTGCTGTGATAGAGCAGCTTATAAAAGATGGAGTAGATCCAAAAATGCTAATAGCTTCTGGGAGGGCTAGCTTTGATCCATACGTTAGCAACGCCACGCCTTTAGGAATGGCTAAAAATAACCGTGTTGAAATACGCTTCTTATCCTTTGATATGGACAAGCGCGACACAGTGCAAAAAAGCGTACTAGATAGCGTACAGCAGTAA
- a CDS encoding LptF/LptG family permease translates to MSRVSKYIFSNFLSTFSSLFFTLFLIISIIFFIQISRLTAYIEVSFFELSKLYLFMLPRILLFCVPIAYFVALTMSLFRLSKENETTVLFTLGYSPKLLARFFLLLSSAISAVLLVVALVLIPTASELNTNFIDYKKNVAKLNLKPSEFGQKFSDWMVFISSQSKDGNTDTYNDITMYNGADLLIAAKKARIINEGGTALLQLENGELYRFSDEIITTNFKQLNIRSELGNTTLEGVNITKYWAKVTTSQKRRSDLSTYTLIALFPLASTLFGISLGVITQRYERGMVYVGVFGVLFTYFALIMSLGNRPQIAIPATFMLFIIAGSVMFKKRILKRY, encoded by the coding sequence ATGAGTAGGGTTAGTAAGTATATATTTTCAAATTTTTTAAGCACGTTTTCATCTTTGTTTTTTACCCTATTTTTAATAATTTCCATTATATTTTTTATACAAATTTCAAGACTTACTGCATACATTGAGGTTAGTTTTTTTGAACTTAGCAAACTTTATCTTTTTATGCTGCCGCGTATATTACTTTTTTGCGTGCCGATTGCCTATTTTGTCGCCCTTACAATGTCGCTTTTTAGACTAAGTAAAGAAAATGAGACCACAGTCCTTTTTACCCTAGGATACTCACCAAAACTGCTGGCTAGGTTTTTTTTGCTGCTTTCAAGCGCGATTTCTGCGGTGCTTTTGGTTGTTGCTTTGGTGCTTATTCCAACGGCAAGTGAGCTAAATACAAACTTCATAGATTATAAAAAAAATGTAGCTAAGCTAAATTTAAAGCCATCGGAGTTTGGGCAGAAATTCTCAGACTGGATGGTCTTTATAAGCTCTCAAAGTAAAGATGGCAACACCGATACGTACAATGATATTACTATGTATAATGGCGCTGATTTGCTAATTGCGGCAAAAAAAGCGAGGATAATAAACGAGGGCGGAACTGCGCTTTTGCAGCTTGAAAATGGAGAGCTTTACAGATTTTCTGATGAGATTATTACGACAAATTTTAAGCAGCTAAATATCCGAAGCGAGCTTGGAAATACGACGCTTGAAGGGGTAAATATCACAAAATATTGGGCAAAGGTAACAACAAGCCAAAAACGCAGAAGCGACTTAAGCACATACACTCTCATAGCACTATTTCCACTAGCTAGCACTCTTTTTGGTATAAGCCTTGGTGTTATAACGCAAAGATATGAGCGCGGAATGGTCTATGTGGGTGTGTTTGGGGTGTTATTTACTTATTTTGCACTTATAATGAGCCTAGGAAATCGCCCGCAAATAGCCATACCAGCGACATTTATGCTATTTATAATAGCTGGAAGCGTAATGTTTAAAAAGAGAATTTTAAAGCGTTACTGA